Proteins from a single region of Corylus avellana chromosome ca11, CavTom2PMs-1.0:
- the LOC132166643 gene encoding B3 domain-containing protein At1g05920-like: MGYLKMKHFKGMQISSGCRMDYLIAVAEVAAIQYEEEKSKERLIKEKVLKKPMTMPMDSPRTQGFNEEKIMVSDFQAQRPKNGLKRIYGSGEGEINFKINQKNSKYNNKKPTASMRLEKRQKLDLPPFPNPPPDMPEEIKNHIKGVNGSELFMVIQKRLTDTDLMPDHSRLSIPFGKINRGFLKERERYLLDQQISLEVPFYEPSHKVSKIILRQWNMGKDSGKSSSMYALRTHWNAVAKANGLKAKDVIQVWSFRVGDGQKLCLALVVVSRVRDLDGHGRSKMSDNEGASSSLGREKELGCGGSMWTVEDASTSKEDYGF; this comes from the coding sequence ATGGGTTACTTGAAGATGAAACATTTCAAGGGTATGCAGATCTCAAGTGGTTGCCGCATGGACTATTTAATTGCTGTGGCAGAAGTTGCTGCTATTCagtatgaagaagaaaaatcaaaggaaagatTAATCAAGGAAAAGGTTCTAAAGAAACCCATGACTATGCCTATGGACAGCCCAAGGACACAAGGGTTTAATGAAGAAAAGATCATGGTTTCTGATTTCCAAGCTCAAAGGCCAAAGAATGGTTTGAAGAGAATCTATGGGAGCGGAGAGGGAGAAATCAATTTCAAGATAAACCAAAAGAATtctaaatataataacaaaaaaccTACTGCCAGCATGAGATTGGAGAAGAGGCAGAAATTAGATTTGCCCCCCTTTCCAAACCCACCACCGGACATGCCGGAGGAAATCAAGAATCATATAAAGGGGGTAAATGGATCAGAGTTGTTTATGGTAATACAAAAACGCCTCACCGACACTGACCTAATGCCAGACCATAGTCGGTTGTCCATACCCTTTGGGAAGATCAATAGGGGTTTTttgaaagagagggagagatatcTTCTTGACCAACAAATCTCATTGGAAGTGCCATTCTACGAGCCCTCGCATAAGGTgagtaaaataattttgaggCAGTGGAACATGGGCAAAGACTCGGGGAAAAGCAGCTCCATGTACGCGCTGAGGACACACTGGAATGCTGTCGCAAAAGCGAATGGTCTCAAGGCAAAAGATGTGATCCAAGTTTGGTCCTTCCGAGTTGGCGATGGACAAAAACTTTGTCTGGCTCTTGTGGTGGTTAGTAGGGTACGAGATCTTGATGGCCATGGCCGGAGCAAAATGAGTGACAACGAGGGAGCAAGTAGTAGCCTAGGAAGGGAAAAAGAACTGGGTTGTGGTGGCAGCATGTGGACTGTAGAAGACGCAAGTACCAGCAAAGAAGATTACGGGTTTTAG
- the LOC132165924 gene encoding L-ascorbate oxidase-like translates to MVEILQYRRIMLKLLALCLFTSLMYVQTAEARIRHYKWEVKYEYKSPDCYEKLAITINGRSPGPTILAQQGDTIIVEVKNSLMLENLAIHWHGIRQIGTPGMDGTEGVTQCPILPGDTFQYEFKVDRPGTYLYHAHYGMQREAGLYGSIRVSLPDGETEPFAYDYDRSIILNDWYHKSTYEQATGLSSIPFVWVGEPQSLLIQGRGKFNCSSTPSGPGVCNASNPECSPYVMTVIPGKTYRLRVASLTALSALSFQIEGHNMTVVEADGHYVEPFVVDNLFIYSGETYSVLIKADQDPSRNYWMTTNVVSREPNTTDGLAILNYYPNHPRRSPPTAPPAGPMWNDPTARLAQSQAIKARQGFTSTPPATPDRVIVFLNTQNRVNGYTRWAVNNVSFTLPHTPYLVAEKYNLRHVYNQSPPPTGYDFEKYNIYDVPANTNASLSNGIYRLEFNTTVDIILQNAVSMGGTTSETHPWHLHGHDFWVLGYGTGKFDINEDPKKYNLVNPIMKNTVPVHPYGWTALRFKADNPGVWLFHCHIESHFHMGMGVVFEEGIEKVGNLPSSIMGCGESKGLGNP, encoded by the exons ATGGTTGAAATATTGCAATACAGAAGAATTATGTTGAAGCTACTGGCTTTGTGTCTCTTCACCTCTTTGATGTATGTTCAAACAGCTGAGGCCAGAATTCGGCATTACAAATGGGAGGTGAAGTATGAGTACAAGTCCCCCGATTGCTATGAGAAGCTTGCTATCACTATCAATGGCAGAAGTCCAGGACCCACAATCTTGGCCCAGCAAGGCGACACCATCATTGTTGAGGTGAAGAACAGCCTTATGCTAGAGAACCTTGCAATCCATTGGCATGGAATCCGACAG ATTGGAACCCCTGGGATGGATGGAACAGAGGGGGTGACCCAATGTCCAATATTGCCTGGGGATACCTTCCAATACGAGTTTAAAGTTGATAGG CCTGGAACTTACCTGTACCACGCTCACTATGGAATGCAAAGAGAAGCAGGGCTATATGGGTCAATCCGTGTATCACTTCCCGATGGAGAGACAGAACCGTTTGCATATGATTATGATCGGAGCATCATCCTCAACGATTGGTACCACAAAAGCACTTATGAACAAGCCACTGGATTGTCCTCCATTCCTTTTGTCTGGGTTGGGGAGCCTCAG TCGCTTCTTATTCAAGGAAGAGGAAAATTTAACTGCTCTAGTACACCATCTGGACCCGGGGTTTGTAATGCATCAAATCCAGAATGCTCTCCTTATGTAATGACTGTAATCCCTGGAAAAACGTATCGACTAAGAGTCGCAAGCTTGACTGCTCTGTCAGCCCTCAGTTTTCAAATAGAG GGTCATAATATGACTGTGGTTGAGGCAGATGGGCACTATGTGGAGCCATTTGTGGTGGACAACCTATTCATATACTCTGGAGAGACATACTCTGTTCTTATAAAAGCCGATCAAGACCCTTCAAGAAATTATTGGATGACGACAAATGTGGTTAGCCGAGAACCCAATACAACAGATGGTTTAGCCATTCTCAATTACTATCCAAACCATCCAAGGCGATCTCCTCCAACAGCTCCACCGGCCGGCCCCATGTGGAATGACCCTACAGCCCGATTGGCTCAAAGTCAAGCCATTAAGGCTCGCCAAGGTTTCACATCCACCCCTCCGGCAACCCCGGACAGAGTCATCGTGTTTCTCAACACACAAAATCGCGTCAATGGTTATACGCGCTGGGCCGTGAATAACGTCTCTTTCACCCTCCCCCACACGCCTTACCTTGTTGCAGAAAAGTACAACCTACGCCATGTCTACAATCAGTCCCCACCGCCCACCGGGTACGACTTTGAGAAGTATAACATTTACGACGTCCCTGCGAACACGAATGCCTCTTTGAGCAATGGCATTTACCGGCTAGAGTTTAACACGACAGTGGATATTATACTACAAAATGCAGTATCCATGGGTGGTACGACCAGTGAGACACATCCATGGCATCTCCATGGGCACGATTTTTGGGTCCTAGGCTACGGAACTGGCAAGTTTGACATTAATGAGGATCCAAAGAAATACAACTTGGTGAATCCAATAATGAAGAACACAGTTCCTGTTCATCCCTATGGTTGGACTGCTTTGAGGTTTAAGGCAGATAATCCAGGTGTGTGGCTTTTCCATTGCCATATAGAATCTCACTTCCACATGGGTATGGGGGTGGTGTTTGAAGAAGGGATTGAAAAGGTGGGAAATTTGCCTTCTTCTATTATGGGCTGCGGTGAGTCCAAAGGATTGGGGAATCCATAG